The DNA window GCTGACTGGATGCATGTACCCATCACGGTAAGTATCGGTGTCGCCGTTTATGCGCTTGGAGACGAAGTAGGAAGCTTGCTATCCAGAGCTGACAGTTTTCTGTACAAAGCAAAAGCTAATGGAAGAAATTGTGTCTTTGGCAATGAATAAAGAACTACCTTTAACATCCGTCTTTAAAAACGGATGTTTATTTATTGGGAGAAATAGGGAACTGGACTCATTGCAACCATTCATTTAACAGCTATAATTAGCGTACAAAATATCTTTGCCTCTGGAGGACTTATGGAAAAAGAGAATCGGTTATTGGGGGAACGCGTGTCGGCAGATAGAGAATTGATCGCACAATTGATCCATGAAGAAGTCAGCGCGAATCTTCAGGCTGAGCAGTTGCAAATGACGAAAGCCTTCATTGAAGTTGTAAATAACATTCGAACTGATTTTGTGGATTTGATCGGACAATCCATTAGCAATAGTTACAATATTCAAGAGGTCTATACGAAGATTCAACAATGGGGAGAAAAAACAGGTGATTTTTTTCTTGAAAACAATCGATCGCTAGAAGACGCACTTGCCGAAGTTTCTTTATTTCGAAAACACATCGGAACAGTCATCAAAACAGAAGCCCTTCACAAGAAGATTAACATTCAAATTCTTTTTGATAGTATGGAGACCTTTCATTCGTTACTGGATTATGCAGCTGTTTCCTATACAGAAGCCTACACAGTTTCATATCGACGAAAATTGAACTGCGCAAGAAAAGAATTTCTTGAACTTTCCTCACCCGTTGTCCCGGTCAGTGATCAGATTGCCATTTTACCACTAGTGGGTAGCATTGAAATGGACCGAGCTCGTTATATACTGGAGAAAACCTTACTAGCAGCAAATCAACTAAAAATTACGGTATTGATTGTAGATTTGTCAGGTGTCGTGAGAGTCGACTCAATCGTTGCAGAACAAATTATTAAAATCATCCAGTCGCTAAAGCTCGTAGGTATACGCTCGGTTCTCACGGGAATCCGTCCAGAAATTGCAGCGATGCTTATTGGTATTGGCGTCGATTTAAAAGACATTGAAATTGGTGGCAGCCTGAAACGCGTCTTACATCAGATGAATGTCACTTAACTAAAAAAACGCTGAAGTTCCTAGACTTCAGCGTTTTTTTTTAGTTAGTCAATTTGTTACTGCTTCTGAATGCAGACTGGGTAAAGACTTGTGTAACGTCAGGGTTTCTTCGTCAGTCAGTGCAATCATTGGTAACCGAACGCCCCCAGTCGAAACACCTGTCATGTGCAGTGCTGCTTTGATTGGAGATGGATTTGGCGCAGCGAACAATGCTTTCATTGTTGGCAATAACCGTCTATGAATAGCTGCTGCTGTTTTCACATCACCTGTTTTAAAACTCGTAATCATGTCTTGCATATCGTTGCCGATAATATGTGCAGCAACCGAAACGATGCCCGCACCACCGATAGACAGCATCGGTAAAGTCAGACTGTCATCGCCGCTATAGACAGTAAAAGATTCAGCTGTGTGTTCAATAATTTCTGAAGCAGCATCCAAATCACCGCTCGCTTCTTTAATAGAAACGATATTGTTAATTTGAGACAAGCGGATGACGGTTTCTGGAAGCAAGTTAACGACGCTACGTCCTGGAATGTTATAGAGCATGACAGGTAGATGAGTCGACTCCGCAATGGCTTGGAAATGTTGGAACATGCCTTCTTGTGAAGGCTTATTGTAATAAGGCGTAACTAGCATAATGCCATCTACGCCGACTTTCTCTGCTTGTTGAGTCAAAGAAATCGATGCCCGCGTATTGTTCGAGCCGGTTCCTGCGATGACCGGAATCCGTCCGGCAACAGTGTTGACGGTAAACTGGAACAATTCTATTTTTTCCTCTATCGATAAAGTTGGCGATTCGCCTGTAGTTCCTGCGACGACAAGACCGTCAGATCCATTAGCAATCAAGTGCTCGATTAAGTTTTGCGTTGCCGGAAAATCAATTTCCTCGTATTGGTCGAATGGTGTTACCATTGCTGTAATTACTTGGCCGAAATTCATACAGAACACACCCTTTTCTAATTTTTTTCGAAGCTTAGAGGTGAGAGGCCAGTCAGGAACAAACAAAAAAGCAGCAACAGGAGGTCCTGTTGCTGCAGTAGAAACAATGTTTACCATTTGCTCCTGTACATCAGATAGCCCTCCATATAGTTTCCTATATGACAGTCCTGCATTTATTAAATGCAGACCCAGCGCACGGAAATGTGAGATCTCCGCCACTTCGGCAAATCCCCCTTTCGGCAAACGTCAACGGATCTCATCATCCTCGTTTTGCGTACTAATGGTTTTTGCGCCTCTATCCTACTCTTGTAAAAACAAGAGCAAGAAATATTGAATTAGCTGTACTATAACAAATGTTTCTATTAATTGCAAGATGAAGAACGCAAAAAATTATAGCCGAGGAGAGATAGAATGAGTGAGCAAGCCTATGACCAACTGCTAGTGATTGCAACAACAGGAAACCAGCAAGGATTTAACGCCTCTTTGCATCATAATCGTTATGAGCCTACACCTTACGATTTACTCGACAAATTGTTTGAGCATTATAGCCTGTCTCCTGAAGATTGTATCGTTGATGTTGGTTGTGGAAAAGGGCGCTTGAATTTTTATGTGCATCATTTTTTTGGTGTAAAAAGTGTAGGCATCGAAATGAATCCGACATTTTACACAGAAGCCCTCGAAAATAAAAAACAGTACGCGAAAAAGCACAAAGGTGCAGAGTTTCACATTAACTTTTGTAATTGCTTAGCTCAGAAATACCCAGTTACAGCAGACGATACCGTATTCTATTTCTTTAACCCTTTTTCAGTGGCGATATTCATCGCATTTGTGAATAAAATTTTAGCTTCAGTCGAAAAATCTCCACGGACGGTAGACGTGATTTTGTTTTTTGCCTCTCAAGACTACAGTGATTATCTGGAAACTAACGGAGTTTTTCAGCTAATAGAAGAAATTCAATTGTCGGATTTCCATAAAGATCCGCGCGAACGATTTTTAATTTATCGATTGTCTAAAATGGATTAGAACTAGTGCTCTAAAGGGTATGTTTACAGTAAAACAATTGTGAAACGAGGGACCCCTATGGAATGGAAAGGTAGAAAAGCCAGTAGAAACGTTGAAGATCGGCGAGGGAAAGGTGGAGCGCTAGTAGCAGGAGGCGGCATCGGCGGTATTTTAATTGTGTTATTAGTGGCTTTTTTAGGAGGCGACCCAGGTGTCATTCTTGATCAATTGGGTGGATCCTCAGGAACGACTTCAAACCAGTCTTACGAATCAACTCCACAAGAAGAAGAATTGGCTGAATTTGTGTCAGTCGTTCTAGCGGATACGGAACAAGTTTGGACAGAAGTTTTTAAAGAAGAAGGCATGGAATATGTTGAGCCGACACTCGTTTTGTATAGTGGCAGCGTCGAGTCTGCCTGTGGAACAGCAGGCGCAGCCGTCGGACCCTTTTATTGTCCAGGCGATTACAAACTTTATATTGATTTGAGTTTTTACAATGACCTACAAACCCAATTTCAAGCACCCGGTGATTTTGCCATGGCGTATGTCGTGGCACACGAAGTTGGACACCACGTTCAAAATCTTCTTGGTGTTATGGAAGACGTGCAGCCACTTCGCAGCCAGCTTAGTGAAGAAGAATACAATAAAGTGCAAGTACGCTTGGAGTTGCAAGCGGATTATTTGTCGGGCGTCTGGGCCCACCATGCGCAAGGTATGGGCTATTTAGAAGAAGGTGACCTAGAAGAAGCATTGACAGCGGCAAGTGCGGTAGGGGATGACACCATTCAACAGCGGTCCCGTGGTTACGTTGTACCTGAGAGTTTTACACACGGTAGTTCCGAACAGCGCCAGCGATGGTTTAAAAAAGGCTTTCAAGCCGGTAATTTAAAAGAAGGCGACACGTTTAATGCAACTGATTTGTGATGGCACCTAAAGTGAAAATCACTTTTAGCATGCAAATAAAAGGGTGCAGCATTGATATTTTTGCTGATGTGATTCATTATATAAAATAGACAGTCTTTTCATTTCGTATGGAAAGAAATATAGCTCTGCGAAGGAAGTACAGCATGTTGGATGACAATATCACACGCCTAGAATACAACGGCAAAGAATTAATCCTAATCGGTACGGCACACGTTTCTAAAGCTAGTGCAGAGCAGGTGAAAGCCGTCATTGAAACCGAGCGACCGGATTCGGTATGCATCGAATTAGATGCGCAGCGCTATGAATCGGTAACTCAAGACAGCAAATGGAAAGAAACCGACATTTTCAAAGTGATCAAAGACAAAAAAGCAAGTTTGTTACTCATGAATTTGGCTATTTCCTCTTTTCAGAACCGTCTTGCAGATCAGTTTGGCATCAAACCTGGACAAGAAATGATTCAAGGGATTGCTTCTGCTAAAGAAACTGGCGCAGAATTGGTACTCGCTGACCGCAATATTCAAGTAACGTTTTCGCGCATTTGGGGCAATATCGGTTTTATGGGGAAAGCGCAATTGCTGACTTCCGTATTCTTTAGTATTTTCAGCAAAGAGACGATCTCAGAAGAAGATTTGGAAAAGATGAAGTCACAGGATACCCTCAACGCGGTAATGAATGATTTTACCCAATCTTTCCCTAAACTGAAAGAGCCGCTCATTGACGAACGAGACCAATATTTGGCGCAAAAAATTAAAGAAGCTCCTGGTCAAAAAATTGTCGCGGTTCTTGGTGCAGCACATGTTCCAGGAATCATTAAAGAAGTCCACAACGAACACGATTTGGAAGAACTGTCAAAAGTTCCAGCCAAATCAAAGTGGCCGAAAGTTATCGGTTGGGCGATTCCGTTAGCATTGGTCGCTATGATTGCCATCACGTTTATGAATAACCCTGCGGCTGGTCTCGACCAAACGATTAGCTGGATCCTTTGGACCGCATGTCTTGGGGCAATAGGTGCTGCTGTAGCTTTCGGTCATCCATTAGCAATTCTCACTGCTTTTGTCGGGGGTCCGATCGGTGCACTACATCCATTGTTAGCGGCAGGCTGGTTTTCAGGACTTGCACAAGCCTATGTTCGTCGCCCGAACGTTGGGGATTTCCAAACTTTATCGAAGGACGTGTTTACGCTTAAAGGCTTTTGGGACAATAAAGTTACGCGTGTTCTACTGGTTGTGGTGTTAACAAATTTGGGTACGGCAGCAGGCAATGTAATTGGTGGATTAGACGTTATTCGTTTGTTTTTCCAAAACCTATAAGTAGATTTCCTACCGGACGGCGAAACTTTGCTGTCCGGTTTTTTGTTTTTCTATTGTTGCTGATAGTTTAAGAACGGGTATATATAACAAAAGATCATTAGAAATAAGGAGGCGCATGGAGATGAGCTTTTTTCTAGTAGGCATTTTACTGTGGTCGTTGGTCATTTTGTCCGTCGTGTTGGCAATAATTGGTTTCTGGAGGGGTTCCTGGCAAGCGTTAGCCTGGAGCGGAATTGCTTTGCTTCCACCGATGCTACTTATTTATATGGGGGGAGATGGAGTTTGGTTCCAGTTTGGTATCTTGTTGCCGATCCTTTTGTTGGTTGCTGCTTTTTTGATGAAACAGCAAAAGACACCCAATTCGTAATCGGCTGGTAATTTCAGCCGATTTTTCTAAGCATGCCACTGGTAATTCCAAAGCCATAGTTATACAATTGTTATACAAAAAATGCAGAGGAGACAGGCCAATGAAATATCTATTAGATCGAAGCAAGTTATTCATATTTTTAATTTTAATCTTATCGATCGTTGGGGCATATGTCTTTATCACATTACCGCAACGTGAGATTCCGGAAACCCCATCAAACCTTGTTTTAATTTCAACAATTTTGCCAGGTGCAGGGCCTGAGGAAGTGGAAACGTCCATCACCAATCTGCTCGAGCGTGAAATCCAACAAGTAGATGGCATTGCATCGCTGCAATCCGTGTCTGCCAATTCTGCTTCCATCATTACACTGGAAATAGAAGATGGTGAGAATCCGGATGAGTTAATCAACAGTATCCAGCAACAAGTAGGAAATGCGACATCAGGATTTCCTGATAACGCATCAGAAACAACGGTGGAAAAACTAGATTTAACTTTCCCCTTAGTGTCGTACATGTTCTATGGGGATAAAGAAGAACTGAAAAATATGGAAGATGCGTTAGCCACGCTTTCTGAAGAAGTAGAAGCCGTTTCAGGAGTTGCTGGAACAACGGTTAAAGGATTAAACTCACAGCAAGTTCTAATTGAACTCAATAGTGAAGAACTAGCCGCTAATGGGCTTCAGCCATTTGAAGTACTCCAATCGCTTCAACAAGCAAATCAGCCATTGTCACTTGGCACACATGATAATGGCAACGAGCAAGTGAGCCTAACTGTGCAACAAGGTCAAGGCATCGACAAACTAAAAGAACTACAAGTAGGTGCAGCAGCAGTACCACTTGAAGATGTTGCAACGATCGAGACGGTAGATCAAGAAACAGAAGACATTGTAACGTTTGAAGGCGAAGACGCCATTTCGTATACGGTCTTTTTGCAAACGGCACAAGACGTTCCTTCTGTAGATGATAAGGTCTCTAAAGTTATTGAAGAATTTGCAGCTGATCTTCCAGCTGGCGTTCAAGCTGAGAAATACGAATCTCAAGCTGATAATGTGAATCAAATCTTCGACAGCCTATATGTTTCATTGGCCATCGCTGTCTTAGCTGTTTTGATCGTCACAACAGCTGGATTAACGTTGTATGGATCTTTTGCAGTCGCGTTAACTGTCTTAGCTTCCGTACTCATCGGGATGATCCCAATTCCGTGGTTAGGCGTTGACTTGAACCAAATCTCAGTGATTGGCCTCATTATTGCCATCGGTATTTTAGTCGATGACAGTATTGTTGTTAACGATAATATTCAGCGGCGTTATAAGCTAGGGGATTCCGCTCGCGATGGAGCGATTACCGGCGTCCGTGAAGTATACCCGTCGATTATTTCTTCTAGTTTGGCAATTGTCGTGACATTCTCTCCATTGTTATTGCTATCAGGCGGTAATGGTGCGTTTATCAAGGCCTTGCCAAGTATTTTAATTACGACAATATTAGCTTCAACGGTGCTGTCGATTACACTTGTACCCATGATGCAATATTTGAAAACGAAACGAAGAGCAAAGAAAATTTCAGATACCCCTGGATTCTTAGGGAAACCACTCGAGAAAATTGCGTTGTTTTATTCGAATAAAGTATTGCGTGGCGTATTAAAACGCCCTCTACTTGTTGGCGTCGGAGGCTTGTTAGTCGCGACAGGATTATTATCTCTTGCGCTCTTTACGCCTTTTGAATTTTTCCCAGCAGCTGACCGTGAAGAGGTAACGATGAACGTCCGCCTTGCAGAAGGCACAACGATTGAAAATACGGATGAATTTCTTGCTAACTTAACGGAAGAAGTCAAATCTGAAGATGATAACATTGCTGAAATTTCAATCTTTTCAGGTGAAGGATTACCAAACTTGTTTGCCTCTTCAATGAACAACACAGGAGGCAACACCGGTCAAGTGGTATTCCGTATTGATCGTGAGCAAACAACCGCTTCGGACTTTATCGATAAATGGCAGCCCGAGTTGCGTGAACGTTTCCCAGAAGCCGAAATTTTCTTGGATACGATTGTACAAGGGCCACCTGTAGGAGCTCCAGTTACAGTGGATATTACAGGTGAAGATATTGAAGAATTGGCGTCTATACGCGATGGATTAAAAGCGCAATTGTTGGCAGAAGGCGCTACGATTGTTACCGATAATTTAGGAGCTGCGGTTCCAGCGATTGAGTATGTACCAGATCAACAGGCGCTACAAGAAAACAAAATCGCGCTTAGTTCAGTGACCAATCAACTCCAGCTGTTGACACAAGGTGTGCCTCTTTACACTATTTATGAAGGTCAAATGCCATACCAAGTGTTCTTGAAGCAATCAGGCATTGACGATGGTCAACCAATTGACTTGTCTCAGTTTGAAGTTCCGGCGCTTAGTGAACAAGGACCACCGACATTGGTGCCGATGAATGAGTTGCTAACACCAGAAGACACAACGAAATTGTCACAGGTACCGCATAAAGAAGGAGACCGTTCGATTACAATTCGTGCATTTGGTGACATTGATGACTTTGAAAACAAAATGTTGGCTGTCATTGACAAAGAGCGTGAGTCATTGACAGATGGCTACGAATTATCGACAGGTGGAGAAAACTCTGATCAAGAAGCTTTCTTTGCTGAAATTGGTCTATTGTTCTTAGTTGTCATTTTGTTAGTGTACTTAGTTATTGCTTTCCAGTTTAAATCGTTTAGCTTACCATTCCTTGTGTTGATCGCTGTTTACTTAGGTATTTCTGGTGCAATTCTTGGATTGTTCTTAACGCAAACACCGCTAAGCTTCCTTGGCGTTATGGGAATTGTTTCCCTGACAGGGATTGTTGTGCGAAACGCAGTTGTGTTGATTGACTTTGTAGAAACACGTCGTCTATCAGGAGACTTTGATATTAAGGAAGCCATTGTCGAATCAGGCTATGCCCGTATCAAACCAATCCTTTTGACAACTATCACGTCAATCATCGCACTCGTGCCAGTCGCCTTATCAGGAGATCCATTATTTGAACCATTAGCCATTACAATCATTGCAGGACTTGCATTCTCAAGCTTGTTCACACTGGTGATGATTCCATCACTTTACTTGGTATTTTACCGTGTGAACCGTCGCAGAAATCAAGTGACAGAATAACAATAGACTGCGCAGCCTTTGGGTTGTGCAGTTTTTATTTGAATGATGAGTATTTGAAAGTGAGCAGATCAGTAATAAAGTAACGTTGATCGAAAGAGTGAGTTATAAAGGGGATTCAACAGAACAAGCAGGTGACATGGCGAAAGCTTCGTTTTTGCTAGTGCGTAGGGCTGAGTCTTTCCGGCAATGCTCAATCCGATTCTGCGCGCTACAGTTTCACCTCGTAACATGAATAACTTAAGCCATACTGTGAATACGACAGACAAAGAATCAGATTTCAGGTGCTGGAGTGAACATCCGAAGTATTATCGGAGTAGTTTCAGCTTTTTTTCTAAGAAAATGACTTACTTTAATGAAGGAAGAGACTAAAAAAATGAAACAAAGCGTGTCACAGCGGGATAGGTGGACAATGTATGCGTTATCATTTTGTCACACGATAGTCATTTACTTCTTTCACTAGATTTGGTAAGATGTCTGACGACAGTAGAGTTAAACAATGTATTTGCTTAATTTTCTGATAAAAATATATATAGATGAGGTGAAGTTGTGAATTTATTGTGGGGCATCTTTGGCGTATTCGTTGTTCTTGGAATCGCCTTCTTATTATCAAGCGGCAAGAAGTCTATCAAGCCACGGACAATTCTCGGCGGATTAGCCATCCAGATTACATTTGCATTTATGGTACTAGAATGGGAATTTGGAAGAAAAATGTTGTTAGGTCTTTCGAATAAAGTCCAAAATGTAATTGACTATGCAGGTGAAGGAATTGCTTTCTTATTTGGTCCAGCGGCTGACATTGGTGGATTTGGATTTGTTTTTGCCTTCCAAGTTTTGACAATCATCATCTTCTTTTCTTCTTTAATCTCAGTACTATATTACTTAGGTGTTATGCAAATTGTCATCAAAATTCTAGGAGGCGCATTATCGAAGCTTCTTGGAACGAGTAAAGCAGAGTCAATTTCAGCAGCAGCGAATATTTTCGTTGGCCAAACAGAAGCACCGCTAGTCATTCGCCCCTTTATCGCGGGGATGACCAAGTCCGAATTATTTGCAGTTATGACAGGGGGACTGGCTTCTGTAGCAGGTTCTACTCTGGCGGGTTACGCACTTCTTGGTGTACCGCTTGAATATTTGTTAGCTGCAAGTTTCATGGCTGCTCCAGCCGGGTTGATCATGGCTAAAATCATGATGCCGGAAACAGAAGAAGTCGAAGAAAAAGAGTTTGTTATGGAAAAAGACGAAGCTTCAGTTAACGTCGTAGATGCAGCAGCACGTGGTGCGTCTGACGGTCTTCAATTGGCGTTAAATGTGGGCGCGATGTTACTTGCATTTATCGCATTAATTGCTTTACTAAATGGTGTACTTGGCGGCATCGGTGGATGGTTCGGTTTTGGTGGTTTGACTATCCAAAGTATTTTAGGTGTCATTTTTGCACCGCTTGCATGGGCAATTGGTGTACCTTGGGCTGAAGCAGTCCAAGCGGGTAGCTTTATCGGACAGAAGCTAGTACTTAACGAATTTGTTGCGTATTCAGCTTTTGCTCCTGAAATTGCCAACTTGTCACCTAAAACGGTCATCGTTGTCAGCTTTGCTCTTTGCGGATTCGCAAACTTAAGCTCATTGGCAATCTTACTTGGCGGACTTGGTGCGATCGCACCAAGTCGTCGTTCAGATATTGCTCGTCTTGGCATGCGCGCCGTTGCGGCGGGTGTACTCGCTTCATTATTGAGTGCAGCAATTGCCGGAATGTTCGTGTAAAAAATAAACTAATGAGGGCCTGCAGCTATTGCAGGTCCTTTTTAGGTTTTGAGGCGAATAGCTGCGGCATATGCACGCTCGGGGAGAAATACGCACGTTCGGGATGCAGATATGCACGCTCGGGGAGAAATACGCACGTTCGGGATGCAGATATGCACGCTCGGGGAGAAATACGCACGTTCGGGATGCAGATATGCACGTTCGTGGAGAAATACGCACGTTCAGCGAAGGCTTACGCAAGCTCGTAGAAAAATACGCACGTTCGGGATGCAGATACGCACGCTCGTGGAGAAATACGCACGTTCAGCGAAGACTTACGCACGTTCGTAGAAAAATACGCACGTTCAGTGAAAAAATTAGATTTTAGTGCTTTTCGCCAGCGAAAAGCGAGGCATCTGGATTTTGGTTTGTGTGTGTGAGGCGAATGAAGGATGAGCGGCGAATAGCTGCGGCATACGCACGCTCGGGGAGAAATACGCACGTTCAGTGAAAAAATTAGATTTTAGTGCTTTTCGCCAGCGAAAAGCGAGGCATCTGGATTTTGGTTTGTGTGCGTGAAGCGAATGAAGGGTGAGCGACAAATAGCTGCGGCATATGCACGCTCGGGGAGAAATACGCACGCTCGGGGTGCAGATACGCACGTTCACCGAGATTTCTGCACGCTCAAGCGAGACTTACGCACGTTCGTAGAAAAATACGCACGTTCAAAAAACTCAGCAAAAAAGCTTCCCACTCTAACGGGAAGCTTTTGCATTATTCTCGTATGCAATACGAGGAGGCTTTTGATTCTCCGGTTTTCTCTAAATCCAATTGACCAAGCAACCTGGTGGCAACCGCACGTGATGCGAATCCGCAGAAATTACGAAGCTTTTGATTTGTTATGGTCGGCCCTACAAACGTGAAATATTCTTGAAGAGCCAAAAGGTGCGCAGATGCGTCTCGTACTCCGCAATAATCGCAAACCCAGCTACGCTTGTTCCGTTGCATCGTAAAAGCTTTGCAAGTTTGACAATAGACGCCAGGTTGTAAATCTATTGGATCAATAAAATAGTAAGCGCACAAAGGGAGTTTTTTATAAGGGGTTTGATTGGTCAAAATCAATTTCTTGAGTTTGGTCAGTTTTATCATTTCGGCTTCGAGGGGGAAAGCCTGTAGAATTTTCAAAAGGTATTCGATCATTTGGTAAGTCTTACAACTAGCAACACCGCGTGGTTTGGAAATAAATTCACTGTCTTTAGCGGTGAAAACAACCAAGCCAGATACGGGTAAATTAATTTTATGCAGTTTAAAATATTGTGTCAGAAAACGAATATGCTTATTCAGCTGGATTTTCGGATTTTCCATAACCGTTTTTTCTCCTGCGGAATTAATACGGAAAAATTCATCCGTCTGTTCATCAAAATGGAGTTGGCCACTAATGTTTTTAGACTCAATGATGATTACGCAACGCTTAGTCAGCAATAGACCATCCATTTGGACAGACCAGTTGTCGATTTTCAAGTTTACATCCCATAAGATATGAAACTCTCCTTCAAAATGGAATTCATTGAATTTCTTCTGCATCCGATTTTCTCCACGCTTTCCCGCCGTAATCCAGTAGAGCTCCCTTTCAAGAAATTGCCGTTGTGGATGGTGACAGCTAAGCCTTGCTAGAAGTAACGTTAAAGCATCTGCTTGTGTTAATAAACTAATTTTTTTCGTTATGTCGTTCCCTCCTTTGTGTGAATTACTTGAATTATAGCACTCGCAGCTTTCTTGCAAAAGCTTATTTTTAAAACCCTAATTACCGGCTTTTCGCGAGCGAAAAGCGATAAAACCAACTAGTTTTTCGGGGATACGCACGGTCGTGGAGAAATACGCACGTTCAACGAAGGCATACGCACGGTCGTGGAGAAATACGCACGTTCAGCGAAGGCATGCGCACGGTTGTGGAGAAATACGCACGTTCAGCGAGGGATACGCACGGTCGTGGAGAAATACGCACGTTCAGCGAAGGCATATGCACGGTCGTGGAGAAATACGCACACTCACATCCCAAATACCCACCCGCCAAGCGAAACACCTTGACAGTGTCTTCTTTTTAGATTACACTCCTACCTTGGCTTACCTATTTCGATAGGCAGAGCGGGTAGGGAGAGGGCTAATTTAATAGAAGGTTATGACGATGTTTAATTGGATGGATCGGTTTTTCGGTCTTCAGGAAAATGACACGACAGTTAAGCGTGAAATGACAGCGGGCTTAATCGGCTTTTTTACGGTGGTCTACATTATTGCCGTCAATGCGCTGATTTTGTCGGAAGCCGGCATGCCGCTTGAAGCAGCGATTGTTGCGACGATTGTGGCGTCGGTCTTTGGCTGTTTGCTCATGGGCTTTTGGGGCAATGCACCGATTTTGTTAGTGCCAGGTATGGGCATTAATGCGCTATTTTCGTACACGATGGTTCAGTCTATGGGCTTGTCTTGGCAGGAAGCGCTAG is part of the Planococcus kocurii genome and encodes:
- a CDS encoding nuclease-related domain-containing protein, whose product is MQKKFNEFHFEGEFHILWDVNLKIDNWSVQMDGLLLTKRCVIIIESKNISGQLHFDEQTDEFFRINSAGEKTVMENPKIQLNKHIRFLTQYFKLHKINLPVSGLVVFTAKDSEFISKPRGVASCKTYQMIEYLLKILQAFPLEAEMIKLTKLKKLILTNQTPYKKLPLCAYYFIDPIDLQPGVYCQTCKAFTMQRNKRSWVCDYCGVRDASAHLLALQEYFTFVGPTITNQKLRNFCGFASRAVATRLLGQLDLEKTGESKASSYCIRE
- a CDS encoding NupC/NupG family nucleoside CNT transporter, yielding MNLLWGIFGVFVVLGIAFLLSSGKKSIKPRTILGGLAIQITFAFMVLEWEFGRKMLLGLSNKVQNVIDYAGEGIAFLFGPAADIGGFGFVFAFQVLTIIIFFSSLISVLYYLGVMQIVIKILGGALSKLLGTSKAESISAAANIFVGQTEAPLVIRPFIAGMTKSELFAVMTGGLASVAGSTLAGYALLGVPLEYLLAASFMAAPAGLIMAKIMMPETEEVEEKEFVMEKDEASVNVVDAAARGASDGLQLALNVGAMLLAFIALIALLNGVLGGIGGWFGFGGLTIQSILGVIFAPLAWAIGVPWAEAVQAGSFIGQKLVLNEFVAYSAFAPEIANLSPKTVIVVSFALCGFANLSSLAILLGGLGAIAPSRRSDIARLGMRAVAAGVLASLLSAAIAGMFV